Genomic segment of Perca flavescens isolate YP-PL-M2 chromosome 7, PFLA_1.0, whole genome shotgun sequence:
TGTCGGCTTCCTACTGTACGGGCGAGAGCAGCGTCAGGCCTGCGTTCTGTCTGCATAGATCCGCTCTCACTTATTCAGACAGATAGCTTAAGTTTGATATGACTGGGAGCCTTGAATAGATtttcagtttgacattttttgttgtaATCTTTATAGTTTTGGCCTTTTTAAATACAATATCTATTAAGGCAAACTCCACTGACACTGTACTCCTACACTGTTGTACGTCTGTGACTGACATCAGCAGTTATTGTGAATTATCAAATGGTGTAATTCACCCCTAAAATAGTGCTGTCTATTGCTGCTAAAATTCCTGATCTGCATTTCCCAGCGTGTTGTCACAAACTCAGCATCACCACAGCATCAGCAGGAGTTAAATCAAAGTGCTACTAGTGCCCCTTTATGCAAAATGCAGTAGGTCTTGTGGGTGTATGACATCACAGACTATATACAGGCTACTGTTGGTGGAGAAAAGACCTTGGTATCTCTGTGTATTCTAAGATTAAGTTTTCCCTAAATGAGTGTTGTTTGTCAGCAACATACTACTAAATTGGCCCAGAAATGCAAGGTACCAATGGCTGCTGGTATTTGTTTATAAGAGTGGATATTTACTTTTACAAGCTCTGATGCACCTTAGATATTTGCTAAGAAAGACAGTcgttgttacctgtgtgtttgaTTAAAGTTGGTCTGTGTAGACGTTTTGGACTGATAAAGATGAAGGCCAATGCAGGTAGTTATGCCTTATGGCCCTGACGCACCAACCCGATTTTcgacttttttgaccaactcggagaggcagtcagtccgactgccttttctgctgaaGGTCAGCCGTTAGGTTgatgtgtcagagcctttagagTAAAAAGTGCACACTGCACTTGTCAGACCCTACTGTGTAGGGTGACATTATGTTTTACATGTTTACAGGTAACATGCAGCCTTAGTTCGTCCATCAAACTGTCAGCTAAAAACGGGTTGGGGTGACTGTGTAAGGGTGTGAGCCAAACAATCACTTATTCCCCCATTCTGCACATCGTAATGCATGAAAAATCCTCCCCAACATGTTACTACAGAGTTATCACAATGATGATGGTAGATGGCATGGATCATGCAATTTATTGATCGGTggaagtttgttttgtttttgttcctgtGGTTTGCACTTTAAGTCCATGTTTGCACTTGCTAAGAGCCATTGTTGTGGCTTACTGGTGTTTGTGGCCAGCTtatctataatatatattatattctggtaaattatttgaaaataaaaaaaaaaagattttgaatAGTGATTTCACACTTCACTATGATCTGTTCTCAAAACTGGTCACAGTAAGCCTACAATTTTGGCTTCATAACCTTATTAAATATAAGCATGTGGACAGTAGGGGATGCAAGATATAGTGTACATTTTAATACTATAGATGGTGAGAAATACTTTGGATATATGTagatttttctgtttcagaataaaagtctgAAAAGAAGCATGAAGGCATCGTGTCAATCATTCCTCTTGTTTATTTAACCACATCTTGTTTCTAAGTTAACATATCTGCAAGTTAAGTGAATTTAGATTAATTTGTTAAGTTAGTAAAGATAGTGGCATACACATTGAGATGATTTGGTAAGTGCATCAGTGTTAGGTTTCCCTTCTGACAGAGATGTTACTCTCTTGtttcctgcccagggactaccaGTAGTACCAGAGTTAGTACTGTTACTGTTAGTACTGGTACTGCTAAGGAGCTGTGCAGTGGGAAAATTGGGAAGCCATAGCTCAAATATGCAGACCAGTTTAAAAATATAGCACATATTTAAGTAGAACTCAAACACTGTATATTCTGCGCATCTACAGTATTTCTCAAACATATCTACAATTTCATCTGACATTCGAAGGTATAGGATTTAGTATTTCAAGATTATAAAATGACAAATCACCTGCAATTTATAGTTTATTTGTCAGTATTCACACAAAAAAGTTTcaataaataacacaaacaacTTCACATTACAGGAATTTTATTTAGGACAGAGCCAGACTTAATGACTTTAACTCTGAACATAACAAAGCTGGTAATGAATAGACAAACTGTTCTGTGCTTATGTTTAACTGGTGCTTTTATGTTCCTTTTAAtattcctctccttcctcctctccctcacccTCAATAGAGTCGACTCCAACCTCCTCGTAATCCTTCTCCAGAGCTGCCATGTCCTCTCTGGCCTCAGAgaactctccctcctccatcccctcACCCACATACCAGTGAACAAAGGCACGCTTTGCGTACATCAGATCAAACTTGTGGTCAAGCCGAGCCCAGGCCTCTGCAATAGCAGTGGTGTTGCTCAGCATGCACACAGCCCTCTGGACCTTGGCCAGGTCTCCACCAGGAACTACAGTGGGCGGCTGGTAGTTGATGCCCACCTTGAAACCAGTGGGGCACCAGTCCACAAACTGGATGGAGCGCTTGGTTTTAATGGTGGCGATGGCAGCGTTTACATCTTTGGGCACCACGTCGCCACGGAACAACAGGCAGCAAGCCATGTATTTGCCGTGGCGAGGGTCACATTTCaccatctgattggctggctcGAAGCAGGCGTTGGTGATTTCTGACACCGAGAGCTGCTCATGGTAAGCCTTCTCAGCAGAGATGACAGGGGCATAGGTGGCCAGAGGGAAGTGGATACGGGGATACGGCACCAAGTTGGTCTGGAACTCTGTCAGATCGACATTGAGGGCACCGTCGAAACGGAGGGAGGCAGTGATGGAGGACACTATCTGGCTGATCAACCTGTTGAGGTTGGTGTAAGTGGGACGCTCGATATCGAGGTTCCTACGGCAGATATCGTAGATGGCCTCGTTGTCCACCATGAAGGCACAGTCAGAGTGCTCCAGGGTGGTGTGGGTGGTCAGGATGGCATTGTAGGGCTCCACCACGGCGGTGGACACCTGGGGAGCTGGGTAGATGGAGAACTCCAGCTTGGACTTCTTGCCGTAGTCGACAGACAGGCGCTCCATCAGCAGGGAGGTGAAACCAGAGCCGGTGCCACCTCCGAAGCTGTGGAAAACCAGGAAGCCCTGAAGGCCGGTGCACTGGTCAGCctgaggacagagagggagaggcagtGGTCACATGATAGTGTTCtccctaggtttgtggaagTCTTAGATGCACGTATTTGGCGGTGGGTTTAAgggtcctccctcaagaaaatgttaggttttaaaataaaaatgcaatttcacatcattttggaccattattattaccatatctgcgtctaaaacgttggaaaagcaaGAGCAGATAataattaaatacataaataataaaactggGGGAGCAACTTAGGGCTCTGCAATTAATCGAATCAAGTAAACTCTTATATTGTCTTATGCTctgaaggggaattcaaaaagatcaacaggaaaagtattaagggaaatttcacagttcaagttgttttcattgttgatttgtttatttgtttcactgttgtgattttaattttgaccaaaataattgtgattatgattttttttccataatcaagcagccttagaccaactacaatcattagatctgagaaaagtcactTAGTTTTGATGATCACTTAGGTGGTCACCAAAATggcttgggtgctgcacctTAGCGTTTATAATGGCAGGGAAAACCCCCGTGATATACTCATGTCATTTAATTGTAATATTTGAAATCAAAATTAGGAATAAATCCCTCCTGATATTAGTTACCCACCAGTTTGCGGATCCGGTCCAGCACCAGGTCGATGATCTCTTTGCCGATGGTGTAGTGTCCGCGGGCGTAGTTGTTGGCAGCATCCTCCTTGCCGGTGATCAGCTGCTCAGGGTGGAAGAGCTGGCGGTAGGTCCCAGTGCGCACCTCATCTAAAGACACACATCCAATCAGAAATTAATTGAGGGTTTGACTCAATTAAATGAAGACCCCCAACTATGATatctattagggctgcacgatatgaggaaaatatgcgataattTGATGAATATTTCAATAAAGATATTACTTGCGCATACTAAAATGCACTCAGTTCTGCatcctgctgctttcagtatttggctaaaatacaacaaattgcttgttgaatttaaaacaaatgaaaggaaatcatttccaaaattcttttattgaacaaactgcattgaattgaacataaaaggcagcactaaaaagcaaatgacagttacattttaaactgtagttttctgcttttattttctttcaactaacaacaAAAAGCCTTTCGCAATGTGTTTATTAGTTGATATTGCCATGacgatgaaaaaaagaaaacgatatattgtgcactGGGGCGGGGCTAGAAGAGGGACACGGGGTGGCACTGGCTCCCCCTGATATACAATTGTCCCTCCCTGGCGCCGCCCCTCCCCCCAATCCATCGGGCTAGAGTGTTGTCAATCGGCCAAtcgtgatttccattggatcagagtactagtcacttggctgcctgttctgccaattttcccagcccttgtcacatgaccaattaatgtttccatgacgactatccaaattctgataccatggaaccagcactggaattcttttttttttttttaagtggcagactgagcctatagaaaatatgtactgtatttggatatataattgtttaaaatgaaaataagtgaaactaataatgaatgtgatgttttatttagcagaaacgttactttacattttatcctatccaatatttctaaatttctaagcagattttctatgctgtattctgataaaacgCCCACCAGGACCCCCCAATTAAAAAATCCTGCAATCGCCCTTGATTGTGCATACCTAATATCTATATGTAATGAGAATTTACCGATGACAGTGggctccagatccacaaaaacAGCCCTGGGGACATGCTTTCCAGCTCCGGTCTCACTGAAGAAGGTGTTGAAGGAATCGTCTCCTCCTCCGATGGCTTTGTCACTGGGCATCTGCCCGTCGGGCTGGATCCCATGTTCCAGGCAGTAAAGCTCCCAGCAGGCGTTGCCAATCTGGACTCCGGCCTGACCGACATGGATGGAGATACACTCACGCTGGGGTGGGGGAGAAGATTTGGATTAAATAATGTTAAATCATTGCAGTGCTGACAAAGGAAACCACAACCCCTGCTGGTAATTAAAATGGAGGATTTTTGAGagggcacctttaaatggaTGCTACAGATCAGCACAAAATAGGCCAACTTTGAATAATTATTCTCTCCTTGCTTATCAATGATATCATGTCTGACTGAGGTTCAGGCTATCATTCATTTTACACGAATCCATCCATTTTCTGCTGCGACAAAAGACGGTCTACTGCGCATAGGATTAGCTGCTGTAGGGAGAGGATTATCTAGGTCAGACACGATGCAGAGCTGTCTCTTTAAAAAGCCACATTCTCACTAACGTGCCATTCttaatttctatttattttttatttcattctaGTATATATTAAATAGAGATAGgttacacacaaagacagtgaAAGACATGTATCATTTCACATACAATTGTCTTCAGAACAAAGAGCACTGGCTGGATGTAACCTAAATGTAGGCCTAGCCTATAATAAAAGCTGTTATATAAAATGGCCAGAAAACCGGGGTACAAGCGTTGATGTGCAACAAAGTGGTCAAGCAGATCTAAGATGATTTAGACGAGTAATGTTGGGAAAGGATTAAGGCGTGTGTCGTACAGGAATGCATAACCACACGATTTTTATTGTCTGACAGCACGAATATTGCAAATGAAACGATTTCTATGGGCTGCAGAATATGGCGAGACAACAAAGGGCAAAGTCGGAGAAATCTCACAGACGACCTATTTTCCTCCCCATCCCTTTCAATAGGCTATAGGGCAGGCCTACAGCCTACTACCATCGATAAACAATAAATATGGGAATAACATGTTAGAAATGGCATTCAAAACCGCACTTACCATGATGGCTTGTCGCTATTATGCAATGTAATGAGACAAGTCTGGGGAGCGTTTGCGTCTGAGGTGTGCGGGGTCTGCAGCGGATCTGCTGATGCTGATGTACCG
This window contains:
- the LOC114558463 gene encoding tubulin alpha chain, translated to MRECISIHVGQAGVQIGNACWELYCLEHGIQPDGQMPSDKAIGGGDDSFNTFFSETGAGKHVPRAVFVDLEPTVIDEVRTGTYRQLFHPEQLITGKEDAANNYARGHYTIGKEIIDLVLDRIRKLADQCTGLQGFLVFHSFGGGTGSGFTSLLMERLSVDYGKKSKLEFSIYPAPQVSTAVVEPYNAILTTHTTLEHSDCAFMVDNEAIYDICRRNLDIERPTYTNLNRLISQIVSSITASLRFDGALNVDLTEFQTNLVPYPRIHFPLATYAPVISAEKAYHEQLSVSEITNACFEPANQMVKCDPRHGKYMACCLLFRGDVVPKDVNAAIATIKTKRSIQFVDWCPTGFKVGINYQPPTVVPGGDLAKVQRAVCMLSNTTAIAEAWARLDHKFDLMYAKRAFVHWYVGEGMEEGEFSEAREDMAALEKDYEEVGVDSIEGEGEEEGEEY